CGCGCAGTTTTGTTAACTGGAAAGGGGGAAATTCTTCCTGGTTTTTCCGATTAACGATATTTATGGATGAATTCTTTTGATTCCTTTTAATATCTTGATCGATTGAGGATTGAACCATTGGATAAATGAAAGGCAAAATGTTAGATCGGTCACAGAAGTTTAAGCATGTAAACTGTATTTTTCCCCTTCATTTACCAGGCGACTTGTAAAAAGCGAACTCAGGGATTGTATGGGAGTCGAAGATTTAATCAAATTTTTGGGTTTTAAATTCAATTAACATAAATTTAGATCAAGGCAATCGATGGAACCGGAACGGAGCGACTGGAGTTCGGCCGGAGCTGTTGAGAGCGATGGGTTGTGAGTTTCTTAGCGCCGGGGGCGTCGGCCTCTGGTAAAATGGATCGCGAACCACTATATTGTTTAAGTCACGTTTTTAGATTTTATCACTTTTAATGTAAGTGACGTGGCGGAGCTGTAAGTAAATCAATACAATTTTGGGAAATATTATGAGACAGGTCATATTTTTTATCCTGATTTCTTTTTTAGTGAGCCTTGCGACGGCTCAAACTCTGGAAGATTTAAAAAAGATTGAAGAGTTAAAGAAACAACTTGAAAGCGCCGGCGCGGCTCTGGAAAAAACGCCGGAAAAAGAAGTTCCGGAAATAAAAAGTCTGGAAAAGTTTGAGGATCAGGAAACGCCGCCTCCCCCGGCGCCGGAAGTGCAAAACGAAGAAAAGCCGCCCGTAAAAGCGCCAGAAGAAGCGCCTGCCCCGCCAACGATTTTCGGTTTTAATGTTTTTGAAAAGGCGCGCATCGATTTTTCGCCCGAAATTTACGGACCGGTGGATGAAGATTATCCCATCGGACCGGGAGATGAGGTAATCATTACCCTCTGGGGCGAGGTAGAGCTGCGCCACGATTTAACGGTTGATCGGGAAGGTCAGATATTTATCAACAATGTGGGAGTGGTAAAGCTGGCCGGCTTAACCTTAAAGCAGGCGCGGAAAAAGCTATTTAACCTTATGGGGCGTTCGTATTCTTCTTTGTTGAGCAAAAAGGCCTTTCTGGATGTCTCTCTGGGAAAATTACGTTCCATTCGCGTTTATGTGATTGGCGATGTTAAAGCGCCAGGCGTGTTTACCGTTCCGGCGCTGTCCACGCCGTTGCATCTTTTGTTTTATGCCGGCGGAGTTAAGGAAACAGCCTCGCTGCGCAATATTCAGGTTATTCGCAACGATCGCAAAATTGCGGACATCGATTTTTACGAATTCCTTAAAAAGGGCACGGAGTTTTCCAATATCCGGCTGCAAACGCACGACGTCATTCTGGTGCCCACGGCTCAAAAACGCGTTCATCTGAACGGCGCCGTAAAAAAACCGGCTATTTTTGAACTGAAAAAGAACGAGGGCTTAAAAGAGCTGATCGAACTGGCCGGCGGCTTTGTGGAAAATGCCTATCTGGCAAATATTCAGATCCAGCGATTTGTGGATCATCAAGACCTTAAACTCATTTCGGTAGATTACAGAAAGCTTTTAGAAAATAACGAGAATTTTGAATTAAAAAACGGAGATCGGATTTCCGTTCCCTTTCTGGATCGTGAGCTGTTGAATTATGTGACCATCTCTGGTCCGATTTACGGCCCGGATCGCTTCGAATTTAGAGCGGGCATGACCATTAAAGATTTGATGAAGCAAATCGACAGTATTCGCGGCGACGCCTATCTGGAACGGGTACAAGTTACGCGTACGCTTCCCGATCGCAGACAGCAAATTCTGGTCATTAATTTAAAAGAGATTCTGGAAAGTCCCCAGGCGGATTTCCCGCTGGCGCCGCAGGATCATATTGCCATCGCTTCTTCTCTGTCGCTGTTTCCTCCGGATTCTGTTGCCATTTACGGCGCGGTGAATAAACCGGGAAAATATTTATTGAAAAAGGATATGTCCTTAAAGGACCTGATTTTTGCGGCCGGCGGCTTTAAGAAAAACGCCCTGATTACGGAAGCCGAAATTTCCCGCATCTATCCCTTTAAGCCGGAGCGCCGCAAGGAATTAGCCAAACTGATTTATGTGCCCATCGATTCTAATTATACCAAAGCCTTACTAAGCAGTCCCGATGAGCAATTCTTTTTAAAACCGTTTGATAATGTTTTCATCCGCTTTAACAGCGACTGGGAGCTGCAACGCAATGTTACGGTGCAGGGCGAAGTCGTTAAGCCAGGGGCTTACACTCTGCAATCTAAAACGGAGCGCATTACGGATTTGATTAAGCGCGCCGGCGGGCTGAAGCCAACGGCCTATCTGGAGGGCGCGCGCTTTTATCGAGCCCAGGATGGCGTGGGGCAGATCGGCATCGATTTTAAAAAGATTTTTAAAAATCCGAACGATGCGCAAAATATCTATTTGCAGACCGGCGATCGGATTGTGATTCCGGAAAAGATGTTTACCGTGCGCGTGGTGGGCGGCGTACACTTCCCGGTAAGCGTTCTTTACGAAAAGGGGAAGGGCATTGATTATTACATCAAAGCCGCGGGCGGATTTACCGATTTAGCCGATAAGGATAACGTGACGATTCGCCTGGCCAATGGCAAGCAGATTCAGCCCAAACGATTTTTATTCTGGAAATATTTGCCGGAGAAAATAACCGCCGGCAGCACCATTTATGTGCCTGTTCTGGCCGAAAAGAAAGAGATTGACTGGTCTGGCGCGGTGCGCGACGCCGCCGCCATATTGAGCAGCGTGGCCACCACTCTGCTGATATATGATCGGCTGGTAAAATAGGAATTACGAATTAAAAATTACGAATTACGAATTACGAATTAAAAATTATTATACGAAGTGGGAGACCGTGGCCGAATTATCCCTCCAGAGCGGGAGGCCTACGGCACGAATTCCGAATTATCAATGATTTTGCATGAATGAGAAGCTGCGAGGCAGCCATTCAACCATTCAACCATTCAACAATTCAACCATTCAACTATTCAACCATTTATTCCCGGAGAATGTCAGGCATGCCATTTACCGTTAAAGAAACATCACTGCCCGGCGTGACGCTGGTAACGCCTAAAAAATTTGGCGACGAACGCGGTTTTTTTATGGAAACCTACAAAGCGTCCGATTTTTTAAACGCCGGTTTGCCCGGAATCTTTACGCAGGATAACCATTCACGTTCGGTGAAAGGCGTTTTACGCGGTTTGCATTACCAGTTGCCGCCTTTTGCCCAGGCCAAGCTGGTACGTTGTCTGAGAGGACAGATTTTTGACGTGGCGGTTGATATTCGTCAATCATCTCCCAACTTTGGCAAATGGTACGGGCATATTTTAAGCGAAGACGATCCGACCATGCTTTTTATCCCTGAAGGATTTGCCCATGGCTTTTACACTTTAAGCGAGACAGCCGATGTGTTTTACAAAGTAACCGCCGAATATGCGCCGGAATATGATCGGGGCATATGGTGGAATGACCCGCAAATTGGGATTGAATGGCCGGACGGTGAAAAGATCATTTCAGAAAAAGATCAAAAGAACAGCCCATTGAAAGAGGCTGAGCTGTTTAAATAAACCATTCTTTCATTTTACCGTTTGATGAGAGCCGATCACATCTGGAAAGATGTTTTAGAAAAGCTGTTTGTCGAATTTTTACAGTTCTTTTTCCCGGATATTCATCGAGACATCGATTTTAGTAAAGGCTATCAATTTTTAGACAAAGAATTTCAACAGATAACGCGCGGAGCCAAAGCCGGTAAAAGAATTGTTGATAAATTAGTTAAGGTCTATCTAAAAGACGGTAGCGAACAATGGCTACTGATTCACATCGAAATTCAAGGTACACGGGAATCGGATTTTGCCCGACGCATGTATGTTTACAATTATCGGATTTTTGACAAATATCAGAGGGATGTAATAAGTCTGGCCCTTTTAACCGATAAGGATGCGGCGTATCGTCCGGAACGATTTGAAATTAAGCGCTGGGGCTTTAACTTACGTTTTAAATTTCCTCTGGTAAAAATCATTGATTATATTGGGTACGACTTCGAAAAACATTATAAAACGAATCCATTTTCTATGGTAACTCAAGCTTACTTGAAAACCATGGAAGTGGAGGGTGATAATCAACAATGTTATCGATGGCGTAAATACTTTCTTCTTAAATTACTTGATTTGGGTTTGAGGCGCGAAACAATCTATGCCGTTTATCAGTTTATAGAGTGGTTGATGGTTCTGCCGGAGGGTCTGGAGGATCAACTTTATCATGAAATCAAAGAATTAGAGGAGGGCAAAGAGATGTCCTTACTGACCATTGCCGAAAAGAAAGGCATGGAGCAGGGAATTCAGCAAGGAATTCAGCAGGGGATTCAGAAGGGCCTTAAAGAAGGAATCCAGCAAGGAATCCAGCAAGGAATCCAACAGGGAATCCAACAGGGAATCCAGCAGGGAAAAATAGCCGGAAAGATTGAAGGCCTGCGCGAGGCGATCAAAACGGCGCTGGAGATAAAATTTGGTCAGGAAAGCTTTGTCCTGTTCGATCGTATTGAAAAGATCAATACGCTTGAGGAACTGGAAAAATTGCTTCAACAGGCAAAGCAAGCGAATCGTATGGAAGAAATCGAAGTGTATCTGATAAAGGACGAAGCAAAGTAGGCGGCAAAGAGATGTCCTTACTGACCATTGCCGAAAAGAAAGGCATGGAGCAGGGAATTCAGCAAGGAATTCAGCAGGGGATTCAGAAGGGCCTTAAAGAAGGAATCCAGCAAGGAATCCAGCAGGGAAAAATAGCCGGAAAGATTGAAGGTCTGCGCGAGGCGATCAAAACGGCGCTGGAGATAAAATTTGGTCAGGAAAGCTTTGTCCTGTTCGATCGTATTGAAAAGATCAATACGCTTGAGGAACTGGAAAAATTGCTTCAACAGGCAAAGCAAGCGAATCGTCTGGAAGAAATCGAAGTGTATCTGACAAAGGACGAAGCAAAGTAGGTGGCAAAGAGATGTCCTTACTGACCATAGCCGAGAAGAAAGGCATGGAGCAAGGAATTCAGAAAGGCCTTAAACAAGGAATCCAGCAAGGCGTTCAAAAGGGTATTCAGCAAGGATTACGAAAAGCCATTCAGACTGCAATTGAAATAAAATTTGGCGAAGAGGCGGTAGCGCTCTTTGCCAGAGAGATCGAAAAGATAGAATCGGTTGAATTATTGGAAAAGGCGTTAGAAGAAGCAAAACGGGCAGCCTCTACCAGGGACCTTGAAGAAAAGTTACAATATTTGCTTACCTGAGTTAAATTCAAAAACATAATATGAGTTCAGTATAAAAACCACGAATTTCACGAATGGACACGAATATATTTTATGTAATTTAAATAAAAACAATAGGCCCATTTAAATGAATTTGGATAACAATACCTTTTTAGAGTGGACTCATAATATCCATGCCAAAGCCGCAACCAAAAACAGTCACAGAGAGCTCAAAAAAGTCCCAAAGCGCGCAAAGCTTTTTTCCAGCGGCTTACGCAAATAATCGCAGAATGAAGATTAAACAAATTACTTTAAGCAACCACAGAGAGCACAGAGAAATCACAATGGGCGCAAAGAATGTTGCAAACTGAAAATAATTTCAATTGCCCTCCCCCCCTTCCAGGAATAAAAGTCTGGGAGAGGTGGAATTGAGCGTTAGAGTTATTTCCAACGGTGTAAGTGATTTATTCGCGGGCCAGTTTCTTGCAAAGGCGAGAAAAGGAATGACAGCCCGGCGAACATTCAACCATTCAACCATTCAACCAATCCAGCGGCACAAAAATTTTCGCACGCTAAGGCACTAGACCTTTCGAAGGAAGTATTCTAAACTTTAGCCTTTCATTAAAAATAGCGAGGTTGTAATGGCGGTTTATTTGTTTAAAGTTGCCTTAGATTTCAACAAGCGGATTTACAGACAGATCGAGATATTGGATACGCAAACCTTAGATGATTTTCATGAAACTATCTTTCTTGCCTTTGATCGTTACGATGAACATCTATATTCATTTTATATTACGAGAAAGCCAACTAAAAGCCTGACCCGGCGGCTCGAAGCGCCTCAATATGCGCATCCCACAGCGCTAAAGGACGCCCCTATTTTCCCTTTAAGAAGACCAAAGAAAAAATATAACGCCGCCAGGACCAAAATCGGCGAGCTGGGACTGGAAGTGAAAGATAAGATGTACTATCTGTTTGATTATGGCGATGAATGGTGGCATGAAATCACGTTACTTTCGATAATCGAAACAAGCAGAACGCAGGGCCTGCCGCGCATCGTTAAAAAGGTTGGCGAGTCGCCGCCGCAGTATCCGGATTTTGACGATTATTAGAAAAATAAATAGATCGCTCTGGCGAAATTGTTGCTAATTTTTTGTAAAAAAGAATTAATCTCCTACAACCTAATTATGAATCATTAAAACGCACCATAAAGCTTCTATTGATATTAGAAGGATATTGGTCTATATTTCTAAAGGCAATAGAAGGTGAGTATAATCCAATTAGAAAACGAAATTTAAATGATCGAACGTGAAGCTTTAAAAACCGTAATATTAGATCAAAGAGAATATGTTCAAAATATCTCTTTTATTCATCGTTTAACAGATAAGTCGCTTATCCGGGGCAGGGAAATTGCGGTAATTTCCGGTATACGTCGTTGTGGTAAATCAACCTTTTTACACGAAATTCGCCTGAAAAACGCTGAAAGCGATTACTACATCAACTTTGACGACGAACGACTCATTCATTTTACGGTGGATGATTTCCAGAAGCTGCATGAACTTTTTATTGAATTGTTCGGCAAGCAATCTACATTTTACTTTGATGAGATCCAGAACATCACAGGCTGGGAAAGATTTGTACGGCGACTTCATGAAACGGGAAACAAAGTGTACGTTACCGGCTCCAATGCTTCGATGCTTAGCAAAGAATTAGGCACCCATCTTACGGGCCGGTATATCCAATACGAATTGTATCCTTTTTCTTTTAAAGAATTTTTAAAATTTAATAACGTGGCTTATAATAATGAAGATTTATTGACCACTTCCGGTAGGTCCACATTAAAAAGATGGTTTAATGAATATTTTAAATGGGGCGGTTTCCCGGAATATTTAAAAAATAAAAACCGGGAATATCTGAAATCGCTATACGAAAGCATCCTTTACCGGGATGTACTGGTAAGAAATAAGTTGAGCAACGAAAAAGAAGTCTTAGAAATCATGTATTACTTATCCAGCAACATGGCCCGGCTAATAAGTTACAACCGTTTAAAAAATATAATCGGCGTTAAGAATCCTACCACGGTAAAGAATTATCTGGATTATTTACAAAACTCGTATTTAGTTTTTCTGGTAAATAAATTTGACCATTCATTGAAAAAGCAACTTTTAAATCCTAAGAAAGCTTATTTGATCGACATTGCCATGGCCAATGAACTGGGCTTTCACTCTACGGAGGACAACGGATATTTGCTCGAGAACCTGGTTTATCTGGAATTATTGCGTCGAAGAAAAGAAGTATATTATCATAAAAATAAGTATGAATGTGATTTTTTAATTCGGGAAAAGAATCGTATTGTGGAAGCGATTCAGGTAACATGGGATATGGATAATTCGAAAACGCGAGAAAGAGAAATAAACGGATTGTTGAAAACAATGGATCTGTTTAATCTGGAACAGGGGTTAATTTTAAGCGCGCATTCAACGGAAGATATTGAAATAAAAAACAAACGGATTCGGGTCCGTCCGGCCTGGCAGTGGATGCTGCAAGTTGACCCGGTAAAAAGTGACGCGTAACAGGTTATTGGCGCCATTAAAGAATTAAATTGAAATAAAACCATTTTCTGGTACATTGATATTAATTCCATTGATTTAAAAAAGAATAAACGTTTTATTATCGGAAGGATATTAGAAAGAGAAAATCTTTACGATTTTTTACGATTGCTTAAACATTAAGGTGAGGGAACTACAAAGAAATTAGGCCCCAGCCTTTTAATCAAATAAAGGACCATAATAGCCAGAAGAGCTTTGCACTGGATGGGGGAAGGGATTGGCTTAACAGGCTGGGCATAGATTTTCTGACGATATTGATCTTTTTAGTATAACGGATTTTAATGAAGAGTAAATTTTACAGGATTTAGAAGTAGATTTTAATCCGTAAGTTAGAGTTAAGGATAAAAACCACGAATTTTATGAATGGACGCGAATATATTTTGTGTAATTTAAATAAAAACAATAGCCCAATTTAAATGAAATTCGATAATAATACCTTTTTAGAGTTGACTCATTAATTAAATTAATCAATATTATAAAAATAAGATAGAAATTATGTTTACCATGCTGCATCCGTTTTTTACGGATGGAATTGACCAGGCGGAACTGTGAGTAAAAGTGACAAGTGACAAAGTAAGAGGGGGAAACTGGATTACTTTAAATATTGGATTTAGAAATTAATAAACAAGATGCTGACAAATTGGCTGAATTGAGCGTATGTTATATATATATGACGGACGAAGGATAAACGAAGAATCGACGAAGGATAAGCGAAAATAAAAAGGTAAGTCAAAGTGACAGCGATCTCGCGTGCAGCGAAGCAAAAAATGAAACGTGACGTCCTAAATTTTTAGATTTTTTAAAGAAAAGTTGATCCTTCAAACTGATCAGTATCATTTTGAAAAGTGATCAGTATGAGTTTACAAAATGGTACTTAAGAGTTTGGGAAATGATAATAATGAGTTTACAAACTCTTTATAATCAGTTTGTAAATTGATACTGATGAGTTTGATGTGTGAAAATGACTAATAAAACTTCAAAAAAAGATTAAAAATGAAAATGTTTCATGTTTGCTTCTATGAAATAAGGAATATTTAAAATAAAATCAGATATAAAAAATAATGAATAAGCAACATAATTTTTTGTTTTTGAAAAAGTAGAATCAGGATTTTATAATGGAAAAAAAGTTAAATAAAACAGAAAACAAAACGGTTAATTATATAACGATATTTGATTTCATTACAACTTTTTTTAAGAATTATAAAGTAATAAAAAAAGTTTTTATAATATTTTTAATATTAGGTATAATATATGCTATTATTATGCCTAAAAAATATAAATCAAGTTCTATGGTTGTGGCAGAAATCAATACTAATGAAGTTTTTAATACAGTAAATAGATTTAATGTATTGAAAGATTTAGGATTTAATTTTGGTAATACATCAGCAACTTCATTATCTCCCGATGCCTATCCAAAAATAATTAAAAGCAGAGATGTATTACTTCCTGTTATACACGATCGATTTAAAATAACAGGGAAAGATTCAACAATATTGATGGACTATCTTATAGATAAAAATTTTTATTATTATCTAAAAAAAGTTACAATAAAACTACCGATTACTATATATAGATTAATATTCCCTAGAAAAAAGAATATCGCGTTTGATGATAAAAATAATTCAATCTTAATTTTGGATAAAAACGAGGAATATGCGATAAATATATTGAGAAAAAAGGTCATTACGGTTAGGATTGATGAAGAAACAGGATTAATTATAGTAGATGTTGAAACAAAGGAACCTTCACTCTCTGCCCAAGTTAATAAAGCAATTTTAGAAAGTTTTAGAAAAAAAATACAAAAAATATACGACCAAAAAAATAATGAAAATTTAAAATTTATTGCTTTGCAAATTGCAACTGCAGAACAGGATTTAAGCCAAGCAGAACAAAGAATCATTGATTTTGTTGAAAAAAACAGTTCTCCACAAACAATTACATTACAGCTTGAGTTAGAGAGATTAAAACGGGAAGTGGCTTTAAGAACAAACATTCTCAATGAACTTCAACTCCAGTATGCCTTAACAAAAATTGATCTTAAGAAAAAAGAACCAATAGTTAGAATTGTATCCTCACCTTTTGTACCAATCAATCCTTCAGGAATAAACAAAATTATTTTAATTATTATTTTTGGGTTTATGGGAATTCTTATAGGTATTGTCTATTCGGTTTTTAAACTAATAATAGAAGTTTATTCGTATGATCCAATTAATAATAAGAAAATAGAAGAAATAAAACAATATTTCTCTTTGCACTGGAAAAAGAAAAATAAGAAAATAGAATAAGAAATTTGTCTTTATTAAGAAGAATTTTCTCAAATAGCTTCTGGCTATTGTTGGGGTCTTCCATTGGTAGGCTAGCCATGTTTCTTACCAATATATTCGCTGCTCGTTTTTTAGGGCGTGATCTTTTTGGACAATATACAATGGTCAGATCCACAATTTCTTTAGCCAGCAATTTTATTACTGGTGCGTTGGGATTGACAGCCACAAAGCATGTTGCTGAAGGTGAATACAAAGATCCTCAGAATTTTTTAATAAAAATTTTAGCTGTTTTTTCTATTAATTTTATTTTTAACTTCATTTTCTCTTTGATTCTAATTTTATTTTCCGATCAAATCATAAACTCATTTTTCCTTGGAGAGTTAACATTAAAGAATGCATTATTTGTAGGAGCTTTACTTCTTTTTACTTCAACTAACGCATACCTTGCCCAGAGTATTTTAGTTGGCCTGGAACGTTTTAAGATAATTGCTATTATTAACTTAGTTGTGTCAATATTGTTCTTCCCTATAATTTTGATATTAATTAAATATGGCAAGGTAATAGGAACTTTATCCGGCGTTACTTTATATTTTTTATTTGATTTAATATTTAAAGTATACTTTTTAAAAACTAAAATCCTATCTCAATTTTACACAATTAATAAAGAATCTTTTTTGGCTCATCTTAAGAAGTTAAGTTCTTTCAGTTTACCTTTAGTTTTATCACTTTTTTTTAGTTCCGGCTCATTTTGGTATTCAAAAGTTTTTATACTTAATCGTTCAAACAGGTTTGCTGAAATTGCGATTTTTGATGCTGCATATCAATGGTTAACTATAATAATGTTAATAACTGGAGCCACAACAAGCGTGGCATTACCAATGCTATCCAAAGCTGTAGGGCAAAAAAACAAATTTGAGCTAACTAAGATTTTTAATATTAATCTCATTATTAATATTATTATTTCTGCAACTATAGCACTTATCATTATAATTTTTTCTCCGTATATTATGCGGCTTTATGGCGAAAGTTTTGTGGAAGGGAGCGACATACTTTCAATTTTAGCCATAACATCTATTTTTTTCTCAATATCAAGCATCTTAAATAAATACATGATTTCACATAATAAAGTTTGGCATGTTTTATTTTCCTCTTTTATTGGTATGTTGACGTTATTTTACGTACTTTTTTTAATGCAAGCTAAACTTGCATTTGGTCTGTCCATTGCGTTTTTAAGCTATTATTTAATGACAACCTTAACTTACACAACATTAATTGTTATAAAAAAATGAATGTTTTACATTTTCATATAAATAAAGCAATTATGTTAGCGGGTTTTATATGGGGCCTTAGTGGCTTTACAATCGAAATTGTTGGTGGCGAACCCGGCTTTTTTGATTTTTTTATTCGTTTTTTATTTATGATCATTGCTTGTACTATTATCTATACAAAAATAAAAATTCAAATAAAAAAAGAATATCTCCCAGCTATTTTGTTTTTATTAATATTTCTTACTTCTTTTTTATTAACATTAATTATCAATAAAGCATCTATTATTTTTTTAATAAGAGAAATATTATTGATCTTTACGGCATTTACTATTATTGTTTTATTAAATGATGGGCAAAATATACAAGCCTTCCTGAGAGGTATTTTTTATGCTTTAAATCTATTAGTTTTTTATTATTTTATTAATATTGAGTTTTCGAATTTTCTCTCCCCTTTATACAGGCTATACACTAAACTTAATCCCAATGGTATCGGTATAGCTGCAGTTATGTTATTTGTAATTTCGTTATATTCTTTTTATTCGACCAGAGTAAAGTTTGAAAAATATTTTTTGTTTGTTAGTATTTTACTCTCTTTTGTAGTTGTTTTAGCAACGCGTTCTCGAACATCGATGATAATGATGCTCCTGGCTTTTTTTTCTTTGAGTTTCTTTTTTAAAAAAAAGAGGATCTTAATTGTCAGCTCATTAATTAGCATAATTTTCATTATCTACAACTTTGAGACTTTAAGTTTAATTATTCGCCTGGAAAGCCCACCAGGCTTTTCTGGCCCGGAGAATATTTCTAACCTTACTGGTAGAACGTTACTATGGAAAAAAGGATTTAATGTTTTTCTTGAAAATTTTTTTCTTGGAGTTGGCCCTGAACGGGCAAAAGTAAAAGTGATAAACCATATGAGTCATTATCACAATGCTTATATACAACTTATGGTTGTAGGTGGAATTTTTACTTTTCTCCCAATTTTTATTCTAGTCATTAATGCTATTAAAAATTTAATACTTTATAAAGTCGATACTTTGTTCAAAGTGATTTTTGTTGTAGGACTGGTTAGTAGTATGGTGGAAAATAGACTTTTAAACTTTGGCAGTCCAGGAAACTTTTTGTTTTTAATTGCTTTTTTGACTTTAAATTTTTCCCCGGGATTGAAGAAAACAGGAATTTTACAGAAATGAAACGAGTAACTTTACAGTATTTAACTCTTCCTCATTACAGGAGATCGTTATTTGAACGGTTATGGAAATATCCTGAAATTAATTTTTCAGTTGTATGCGGAAAGGTTTCGCCTTATACAAATCTTAAAAATTTTGAGCCTGATAAGGATCAAAAAGTAACATTTATAAAAAATAACTTTATTAAAATTGGTTCTCGAAAATTTGTGTGGCAAAAAGGCGTTTTCAAGGCAGTAATGGACTACACACCAAATTATCTTATTTTATTGGGATTTGACCCACATATTTTGTCTAATATTCCCTTATTTATTTTAGCTAAACGTAAAAAGATTAAAGTGTTATGGTGGGGACATGCAACATATGGTAAACAAGGATTTATAGGAAGATTAATCCGTTATTTTTTTTATACTATGGCTGATGGTATTCTGACCTATGATGAGAGAGGCAGGCAAAGATTAGTTAATATTGGTGTTGACGAAAGAAAAATATTTCCCATTTGGAATTGTTTAAACGATGAAGATTATCCTTTTAAGAATTCAAAGTCGAAAATTAATAAAAAACTAAAATATAATATAATTTTTACTGGTAGAATTACAGATCGAAAAAAGATAGACCAACTTATTAAAGCAGTAGCTATTTTATTGAAAGAAACGAAAAACATTCAGCTTCATATTGTCGGAGAGGGGCCAGCACAACAAAAGTTGAAAGAACTAACTCAACAACTGAATATCGAAAAATATGTAGTTTTTCATGGCCCACTTTATGGAGAAGAATTGTCCAATTTATTTGTAGATATAGATTTAATGGTGATCCCTGGCTTAGCAGGACTATCTGTCATCCATGCCTTGGCTCATGGAATTCCGGTTCTAAATAATAACAATAAGCGTACGCATCCCCCTGAAGTGTCAGCAATTATTCCAGGTAAAACAGGGGATTTCTTTAAAGAAGACGATGTGCAAAGTTTGGCAAAGAAAATTCAAGAATGGTTGCCTAAAAAACCTCAAGTGAGCCATTATTGTCAGGAATTAGTCCAACAACGATACACTCCTGATAAAGTCTCACAAAAA
This sequence is a window from Caldithrix abyssi DSM 13497. Protein-coding genes within it:
- a CDS encoding DUF6922 domain-containing protein, yielding MFWYIDINSIDLKKNKRFIIGRILERENLYDFLRLLKH
- a CDS encoding IS1096 element passenger TnpR family protein; this encodes MAVYLFKVALDFNKRIYRQIEILDTQTLDDFHETIFLAFDRYDEHLYSFYITRKPTKSLTRRLEAPQYAHPTALKDAPIFPLRRPKKKYNAARTKIGELGLEVKDKMYYLFDYGDEWWHEITLLSIIETSRTQGLPRIVKKVGESPPQYPDFDDY
- a CDS encoding Wzz/FepE/Etk N-terminal domain-containing protein, producing MEKKLNKTENKTVNYITIFDFITTFFKNYKVIKKVFIIFLILGIIYAIIMPKKYKSSSMVVAEINTNEVFNTVNRFNVLKDLGFNFGNTSATSLSPDAYPKIIKSRDVLLPVIHDRFKITGKDSTILMDYLIDKNFYYYLKKVTIKLPITIYRLIFPRKKNIAFDDKNNSILILDKNEEYAINILRKKVITVRIDEETGLIIVDVETKEPSLSAQVNKAILESFRKKIQKIYDQKNNENLKFIALQIATAEQDLSQAEQRIIDFVEKNSSPQTITLQLELERLKREVALRTNILNELQLQYALTKIDLKKKEPIVRIVSSPFVPINPSGINKIILIIIFGFMGILIGIVYSVFKLIIEVYSYDPINNKKIEEIKQYFSLHWKKKNKKIE
- a CDS encoding ATP-binding protein — translated: MIEREALKTVILDQREYVQNISFIHRLTDKSLIRGREIAVISGIRRCGKSTFLHEIRLKNAESDYYINFDDERLIHFTVDDFQKLHELFIELFGKQSTFYFDEIQNITGWERFVRRLHETGNKVYVTGSNASMLSKELGTHLTGRYIQYELYPFSFKEFLKFNNVAYNNEDLLTTSGRSTLKRWFNEYFKWGGFPEYLKNKNREYLKSLYESILYRDVLVRNKLSNEKEVLEIMYYLSSNMARLISYNRLKNIIGVKNPTTVKNYLDYLQNSYLVFLVNKFDHSLKKQLLNPKKAYLIDIAMANELGFHSTEDNGYLLENLVYLELLRRRKEVYYHKNKYECDFLIREKNRIVEAIQVTWDMDNSKTREREINGLLKTMDLFNLEQGLILSAHSTEDIEIKNKRIRVRPAWQWMLQVDPVKSDA
- the rfbC gene encoding dTDP-4-dehydrorhamnose 3,5-epimerase; its protein translation is MPFTVKETSLPGVTLVTPKKFGDERGFFMETYKASDFLNAGLPGIFTQDNHSRSVKGVLRGLHYQLPPFAQAKLVRCLRGQIFDVAVDIRQSSPNFGKWYGHILSEDDPTMLFIPEGFAHGFYTLSETADVFYKVTAEYAPEYDRGIWWNDPQIGIEWPDGEKIISEKDQKNSPLKEAELFK
- a CDS encoding SLBB domain-containing protein produces the protein MRQVIFFILISFLVSLATAQTLEDLKKIEELKKQLESAGAALEKTPEKEVPEIKSLEKFEDQETPPPPAPEVQNEEKPPVKAPEEAPAPPTIFGFNVFEKARIDFSPEIYGPVDEDYPIGPGDEVIITLWGEVELRHDLTVDREGQIFINNVGVVKLAGLTLKQARKKLFNLMGRSYSSLLSKKAFLDVSLGKLRSIRVYVIGDVKAPGVFTVPALSTPLHLLFYAGGVKETASLRNIQVIRNDRKIADIDFYEFLKKGTEFSNIRLQTHDVILVPTAQKRVHLNGAVKKPAIFELKKNEGLKELIELAGGFVENAYLANIQIQRFVDHQDLKLISVDYRKLLENNENFELKNGDRISVPFLDRELLNYVTISGPIYGPDRFEFRAGMTIKDLMKQIDSIRGDAYLERVQVTRTLPDRRQQILVINLKEILESPQADFPLAPQDHIAIASSLSLFPPDSVAIYGAVNKPGKYLLKKDMSLKDLIFAAGGFKKNALITEAEISRIYPFKPERRKELAKLIYVPIDSNYTKALLSSPDEQFFLKPFDNVFIRFNSDWELQRNVTVQGEVVKPGAYTLQSKTERITDLIKRAGGLKPTAYLEGARFYRAQDGVGQIGIDFKKIFKNPNDAQNIYLQTGDRIVIPEKMFTVRVVGGVHFPVSVLYEKGKGIDYYIKAAGGFTDLADKDNVTIRLANGKQIQPKRFLFWKYLPEKITAGSTIYVPVLAEKKEIDWSGAVRDAAAILSSVATTLLIYDRLVK